The following coding sequences lie in one Mycobacterium gordonae genomic window:
- a CDS encoding glycine betaine ABC transporter substrate-binding protein: MSISRLAALLLGLVLIVTGCSGHHGHRQPDLVVGSTSNVDAKVLAALYVSALRSYGFPSHAETAADPMAKLDAGAFTVVPGYTGRVLRQLQPGAPELSDKQVYQAMNAALPEGVAAGDYATAAEDKPTLIVTPATAAAWGGNDLSQLPGHCAGLLVGVVTGHAVPATVAACRLPAPREFTDDATMFAALRAGRLTAAWATSADPGIPPDLIALADGSKNSLIQAENVVPLYRRNALSIRQLLAVNEIAGVLDTAALADMRRRVAAGADPQVVADGWLGEHPLGR; encoded by the coding sequence GTGAGCATCAGCAGGCTGGCCGCGCTGCTGCTCGGCCTGGTGCTGATCGTTACCGGCTGCTCGGGTCACCACGGTCACCGGCAGCCGGATCTGGTGGTCGGATCTACCTCGAACGTTGACGCCAAGGTGCTTGCGGCGCTTTATGTTTCGGCATTGCGGTCGTACGGTTTCCCCTCGCACGCCGAGACGGCCGCGGACCCCATGGCCAAGTTGGACGCCGGGGCGTTCACGGTCGTTCCCGGGTACACGGGTCGGGTGTTGCGGCAGTTGCAACCCGGTGCCCCGGAGTTGTCCGACAAGCAGGTGTATCAGGCGATGAACGCCGCCCTGCCCGAGGGCGTGGCCGCGGGCGATTACGCCACTGCGGCCGAGGACAAACCGACGCTGATCGTCACGCCGGCGACCGCCGCGGCGTGGGGCGGCAACGATCTGAGTCAGCTACCGGGGCATTGTGCGGGCCTGTTGGTCGGTGTGGTGACCGGGCATGCGGTCCCGGCGACGGTAGCTGCCTGCAGGTTGCCCGCACCACGCGAATTCACCGACGACGCAACGATGTTCGCCGCGCTGCGAGCGGGTCGGTTAACCGCGGCGTGGGCCACCTCGGCCGACCCGGGCATTCCGCCGGACCTGATCGCATTAGCCGACGGCAGCAAGAACTCGCTGATTCAGGCGGAGAATGTGGTGCCGCTGTACCGACGCAACGCGCTGTCCATCCGACAGTTGTTGGCGGTCAATGAGATCGCCGGGGTCTTGGACACCGCCGCACTGGCCGACATGCGCCGTCGCGTGGCCGCCGGTGCCGACCCGCAGGTGGTGGCCGACGGATGGCTGGGGGAGCACCCGCTGGGACGCTGA
- a CDS encoding NAD(P)-dependent malic enzyme, translating to MVKSLPEQGPQVVIADEEIFEAHLGGKLSVGLTAPLDTKRALSIAYTPGVAQVSRAIATDRTLAGRYTWASRLVAVVSDGTAVLGLGDIGPAASLPVMEGKCALFKEYGGLNAIPIVLDTKDPDEIVETLVRLRPTFGAVNLEDISAPRCFEIERRVIEALDCPVMHDDQHGTAVVSLAALMGAAKVLGRDMAALRVVVSGAGAAGVACTNLLLASGVSDITVLDSRGIVHRGRDDMNSVKNELACRTNPAGRTGGLVEALDGADVFLGVSGGLVPEELIATMAPDGIVFALSNPDPEIHPDVAAKYAAIVATGRSDFPNQINNVLAFPGIFRGALDVGARRITEKMMVAAAEAIFSIASEDLAADRIVPSPLDRRVGEAVATAVALAAEDSNWV from the coding sequence ATGGTGAAAAGCCTTCCCGAGCAAGGCCCGCAGGTCGTCATCGCTGACGAGGAAATCTTCGAGGCACATTTGGGCGGCAAGCTGTCAGTAGGCCTGACGGCGCCGCTGGACACCAAACGTGCGCTGTCGATCGCCTACACCCCCGGTGTGGCGCAGGTCAGTCGCGCGATCGCCACCGACCGCACCCTGGCCGGCCGCTACACCTGGGCCAGCCGACTGGTCGCCGTGGTCAGCGACGGCACCGCGGTGCTCGGCCTGGGCGACATCGGGCCGGCCGCCTCGCTGCCGGTGATGGAAGGCAAGTGCGCGCTGTTCAAGGAGTACGGCGGGCTGAACGCCATCCCGATCGTGCTGGACACCAAGGATCCCGACGAGATCGTCGAAACCCTGGTGCGGCTGCGGCCGACGTTCGGAGCCGTCAACCTCGAGGACATCTCGGCGCCGCGTTGCTTCGAGATCGAGCGGCGTGTCATCGAGGCGCTGGACTGCCCGGTGATGCACGACGACCAGCACGGCACTGCGGTGGTGTCGCTGGCGGCGCTGATGGGCGCCGCCAAGGTGCTGGGCCGGGACATGGCCGCGCTGCGGGTGGTGGTCTCCGGTGCCGGAGCGGCCGGCGTCGCGTGCACCAATCTTCTTCTTGCCAGCGGTGTTTCGGACATTACGGTGCTGGACTCGCGGGGCATCGTGCACCGCGGACGCGACGACATGAACAGCGTCAAGAACGAACTGGCCTGCCGCACCAACCCGGCCGGGCGCACCGGTGGATTGGTCGAGGCACTCGACGGCGCCGACGTCTTTCTCGGGGTGTCGGGCGGGTTGGTCCCCGAAGAGTTGATCGCGACCATGGCGCCCGACGGGATCGTGTTCGCACTGTCCAATCCCGATCCCGAAATCCATCCCGACGTCGCTGCCAAGTACGCGGCGATCGTGGCCACCGGACGCAGTGACTTCCCAAATCAGATCAACAACGTGCTGGCCTTCCCGGGAATTTTCCGGGGTGCCCTGGACGTCGGCGCGCGCCGGATCACCGAGAAGATGATGGTGGCGGCGGCCGAAGCGATCTTTTCGATCGCCAGCGAAGACCTCGCGGCAGACCGGATCGTGCCGAGTCCTTTGGACCGGCGCGTCGGTGAGGCCGTGGCCACCGCGGTGGCGCTGGCCGCAGAAGACTCCAACTGGGTGTGA
- a CDS encoding malate dehydrogenase, which produces MSASPLKVAVTGAAGQIGYSLLFRLASGSLLGPDRPIELRLLEIEPALKALEGVVMELDDCAFPLLAGVEIGADANKIFDGVNLALLVGARPRGPGMERGDLLEANGAIFTAQGKALNSVAADDVRIGVTGNPANTNALIALSNAPDIPKERFSALTRLDHNRAISQLARKTGAKVTDIKKMTIWGNHSATQYPDIFHAEVGGKNAAEVVNDQDWIENDFIPTVAKRGAAIIDARGASSAASAASATVDAARSWLLGSPDGDWVSMAVYSDGSYGVPEGIVSSFPVTTKDGDWSIVQGLEIDDFSRARIDKSTAELVDERNAVTELKLI; this is translated from the coding sequence GTGAGCGCAAGTCCTCTCAAGGTCGCCGTCACCGGTGCGGCCGGGCAGATCGGCTACAGCCTGTTGTTCCGCCTGGCCAGCGGCTCGCTGCTCGGCCCGGACCGTCCGATCGAGCTGCGCCTACTCGAGATCGAGCCGGCGCTCAAAGCGCTCGAGGGCGTGGTGATGGAACTCGATGACTGCGCGTTCCCGCTGCTGGCCGGCGTGGAGATCGGCGCCGACGCCAACAAGATCTTCGACGGCGTCAACCTGGCTCTGCTGGTCGGCGCGCGGCCGCGCGGGCCGGGCATGGAGCGCGGTGACCTGCTGGAGGCCAACGGCGCCATTTTCACCGCCCAGGGCAAGGCGCTGAACTCGGTCGCCGCCGACGACGTACGCATCGGTGTGACCGGGAACCCAGCCAACACCAACGCGCTGATCGCGCTGAGCAACGCCCCCGACATCCCGAAGGAGCGGTTCTCCGCGCTGACCCGCCTGGACCACAACCGGGCGATCTCCCAGCTGGCCCGCAAGACTGGGGCCAAGGTCACCGACATCAAGAAGATGACGATCTGGGGTAACCACTCGGCCACCCAGTACCCGGACATCTTCCATGCCGAGGTCGGCGGCAAGAACGCCGCCGAGGTGGTCAACGACCAGGACTGGATCGAGAACGACTTCATCCCGACCGTCGCCAAGCGCGGAGCGGCCATCATCGACGCCCGCGGCGCGTCGTCGGCGGCATCGGCCGCGTCGGCCACCGTCGATGCGGCTCGTTCCTGGCTGCTAGGCAGCCCGGACGGTGACTGGGTTTCGATGGCCGTCTATTCCGACGGTTCCTACGGTGTGCCGGAGGGGATCGTCTCGTCGTTCCCGGTGACCACCAAGGACGGCGACTGGTCGATCGTGCAGGGCCTGGAGATCGACGACTTCTCCCGGGCCCGGATCGACAAGTCCACCGCGGAGCTGGTCGACGAGCGCAACGCCGTGACCGAGCTCAAGCTGATCTAG
- the corA gene encoding magnesium/cobalt transporter CorA — protein MFPGFDALPEALRPVARTRQQHIHPVANPPVQTLVDCGVYVDGHRLPGKLTPAEALAKVRDIQRGGQEAFAWIGLHEPGEAQMQEVADAYGLHPLAVEDAVVAHQRPKLERYDDSLFLVLKTVNYVPHESVARAREIVETGEIMIFVGTDFVVTVRHGEHGGLHEVRKRMDCAPDHLRLGPYAVMHAIADYVVDHYLGVTSLMEDDVDAIEVVAFAPGKKIDVEPIYLLKREVVELRRCVAPLSGAFQRMQIENKDLINKEVRRYLRDVADHQTQAAEQIASYDDMLNSLVQAALARVGMQQNMDMRKISAWAGIIAVPTMVAGIYGMNFHFMPELDSKWGYPSVITAMVVICIALYFSFRRRDWL, from the coding sequence GTGTTCCCAGGGTTTGACGCACTACCCGAAGCTCTTCGACCCGTCGCTCGTACCCGTCAGCAGCACATACATCCGGTCGCCAATCCGCCGGTCCAGACGTTGGTCGACTGCGGCGTCTACGTCGACGGACATCGACTGCCCGGCAAGCTCACCCCCGCCGAGGCGCTCGCCAAGGTCCGAGACATTCAGCGCGGCGGCCAGGAGGCATTCGCCTGGATAGGGCTGCACGAACCCGGAGAAGCGCAGATGCAGGAGGTGGCCGACGCCTACGGCCTGCACCCGTTGGCCGTGGAGGACGCCGTGGTCGCCCACCAGCGCCCCAAACTGGAGCGCTACGACGACTCGCTGTTCCTGGTGCTCAAGACCGTCAACTACGTCCCGCACGAGTCGGTGGCGCGGGCCCGTGAGATCGTCGAGACCGGCGAGATCATGATCTTCGTCGGCACTGACTTCGTCGTCACCGTCCGCCACGGCGAGCATGGCGGACTGCACGAGGTCCGCAAGCGGATGGACTGCGCCCCCGATCACTTGCGTCTGGGCCCGTACGCGGTGATGCATGCGATCGCCGACTATGTCGTCGACCACTACCTCGGTGTCACCAGCCTGATGGAAGACGACGTGGACGCCATCGAGGTGGTCGCCTTCGCTCCCGGAAAGAAGATCGACGTCGAGCCGATCTATCTGCTCAAGCGCGAGGTGGTGGAATTGCGCCGGTGTGTGGCGCCGCTCTCGGGCGCGTTCCAGCGCATGCAGATCGAGAACAAGGATCTGATCAACAAGGAAGTGCGCCGCTACCTGCGCGACGTCGCCGACCACCAGACCCAGGCCGCGGAGCAGATCGCCAGCTACGACGACATGCTCAATTCACTGGTGCAGGCCGCGCTGGCTCGCGTGGGCATGCAGCAGAACATGGACATGCGCAAGATCTCGGCCTGGGCCGGTATCATCGCGGTGCCCACCATGGTGGCCGGAATCTACGGCATGAACTTCCATTTCATGCCGGAGCTGGACTCCAAGTGGGGCTACCCCTCGGTCATCACCGCCATGGTGGTCATCTGTATCGCCCTCTACTTCAGTTTCCGCCGGCGCGACTGGCTCTAG
- a CDS encoding suppressor of fused domain protein, which produces MILDRVRAQLRGHFGTEPDSASVTFLGAEPIEVLRFRDQPVVHYASLGCSRYPMTDPTELVADHLRGPRAEVVLALRDPGPIKGLVRTIAILAATPAVDGLVLVPDALIDLGSPLWSRAPFTAVLLGRSDIPDLPLDPPREPVQFLSATPITANEAAWVRLKGAEAMREAWRSDCVDVLDPDRPAAQPR; this is translated from the coding sequence GTGATTCTCGATCGCGTGCGGGCGCAGCTGCGCGGCCACTTCGGCACCGAGCCCGACTCGGCGAGCGTGACATTTCTCGGTGCCGAACCCATTGAGGTGTTGCGGTTCCGGGATCAGCCCGTGGTGCACTATGCGTCGCTGGGTTGCTCTCGGTATCCGATGACCGACCCGACCGAGCTGGTTGCCGACCATCTGCGCGGGCCGCGCGCCGAAGTGGTGCTGGCCCTTCGTGATCCCGGTCCGATCAAAGGACTGGTGCGCACCATAGCGATTCTGGCCGCCACGCCGGCGGTGGACGGACTGGTATTGGTGCCCGATGCGTTGATCGATCTCGGCTCGCCGTTGTGGTCACGGGCCCCATTCACGGCGGTGCTGTTGGGCCGCAGCGACATTCCCGATCTGCCGCTCGATCCGCCGCGGGAGCCGGTGCAGTTCCTGTCCGCGACGCCCATTACCGCAAATGAAGCGGCCTGGGTGCGGCTCAAGGGCGCTGAAGCCATGCGGGAGGCGTGGCGCAGCGACTGTGTGGACGTGCTGGACCCCGACCGGCCTGCCGCGCAGCCTCGGTGA
- a CDS encoding ABC transporter ATP-binding protein: MAEIVLEHIRKSYADGHTAVQDLSITIADGEFLILVGPSGCGKTTTLNMIAGLENISSGELRIGGERVNEKAPKDRDIAMVFQSYALYPHMTVRQNIAFPLTLAKMKKADIAQKVEETAKILDLTDLLDRRPSQLSGGQRQRVAMGRAIVRQPKAFLMDEPLSNLDAKLRVQMRGEIARLQKRLGTTTVYVTHDQTEAMTLGDRVVVMHGGVAQQIGTPTELYERPANLFVAGFIGSPAMNFFPATLTSMGLTLSFGEVTLAPEVQQMIAGHPKPENVIVGLRPEHIHDAALIDGYQRISSVVFEVTVELVESLGSDKYVYFTTAGPQVHSARLDEVAAESEVHENLFVARVPAESKATTGQLVELAFDPARLAVFDADSGVNLTVPAAQ, translated from the coding sequence ATGGCCGAGATTGTGCTGGAACACATCAGGAAGAGTTACGCCGACGGTCATACCGCGGTGCAGGACCTCAGCATCACCATCGCCGACGGCGAGTTCCTGATCCTGGTCGGGCCATCCGGCTGCGGCAAGACCACCACCCTGAACATGATCGCCGGCCTGGAAAATATCTCCTCGGGCGAGTTGCGGATCGGCGGCGAGCGGGTCAACGAGAAGGCGCCGAAGGACCGCGACATCGCGATGGTGTTTCAGTCTTATGCGCTGTATCCGCACATGACAGTCCGGCAGAACATCGCGTTCCCGCTGACGCTGGCGAAGATGAAGAAGGCGGACATCGCCCAGAAGGTCGAGGAGACCGCAAAGATCCTGGACCTGACCGATCTGCTGGATCGCCGTCCCTCGCAGCTGTCGGGTGGTCAGCGCCAGCGGGTGGCGATGGGCAGGGCAATTGTGCGACAGCCCAAGGCGTTTCTGATGGACGAGCCGTTGTCCAACTTGGATGCCAAGCTGCGGGTGCAGATGCGCGGCGAGATCGCGCGCCTGCAGAAGAGACTGGGCACCACCACCGTCTACGTCACCCACGACCAGACCGAGGCCATGACGCTGGGGGACCGGGTGGTGGTGATGCACGGCGGTGTCGCACAGCAGATCGGTACGCCCACTGAACTTTACGAGCGGCCCGCGAATCTTTTCGTGGCGGGCTTCATCGGCTCACCCGCGATGAACTTCTTCCCGGCCACATTGACCTCGATGGGGCTGACCCTGTCGTTCGGTGAGGTGACGTTGGCACCGGAGGTGCAGCAGATGATCGCCGGACACCCGAAACCGGAGAATGTCATCGTGGGGTTGCGGCCCGAGCACATCCACGACGCGGCATTGATCGACGGTTATCAGCGAATCAGCTCGGTGGTTTTCGAGGTGACTGTCGAATTGGTCGAGTCGTTAGGCTCCGACAAGTACGTGTACTTCACCACCGCCGGCCCACAGGTGCACTCGGCCCGGCTGGACGAAGTCGCAGCCGAATCAGAAGTCCATGAGAACCTCTTTGTGGCAAGGGTTCCCGCCGAGTCCAAGGCCACAACCGGGCAGCTCGTCGAGCTGGCCTTCGACCCGGCCAGACTCGCCGTCTTCGACGCCGACTCCGGTGTCAACCTGACGGTGCCGGCCGCGCAGTGA
- a CDS encoding carbohydrate ABC transporter permease: protein MSDERLRRATCWVVIDILVVAYALLPVLWILSLSLKPSSMVKDGRLIPSSVTLDNYRGIFRGDFFSSALVNSIGIGLTTTVIAVVLGAMAAYAVARLEFPGKRALIAMTLLITMFPAISLVTPLFEIERAVGLFDTWPGLILPYITFALPLAIYTLSAFFREIPWDLEKAAKMDGATPSQAFVKVIVPLAAPGLVTAAILVFIFAWNDLLLALSLTATKAAITAPVAIANFTGSSQFEEPTGSIAAGAIVITIPIVIFVLIFQRRIVAGLTSGAVKG from the coding sequence ATGTCCGATGAGCGGTTGAGGCGTGCGACGTGCTGGGTAGTGATCGACATCCTGGTGGTGGCATACGCACTGCTTCCGGTGCTGTGGATACTCAGCCTGTCGCTCAAGCCGAGCTCAATGGTCAAGGACGGCAGGTTGATTCCGTCCTCGGTGACGCTGGACAACTATCGTGGCATCTTCCGTGGTGACTTCTTCAGCTCAGCGCTGGTCAACTCGATCGGAATCGGGTTGACCACCACCGTGATCGCGGTGGTGCTCGGCGCCATGGCAGCCTATGCGGTCGCCCGGCTGGAATTTCCCGGCAAGCGTGCGCTGATCGCAATGACCCTGTTGATCACCATGTTTCCCGCGATATCCCTGGTGACACCGTTGTTCGAGATCGAACGCGCCGTCGGTTTGTTCGACACCTGGCCTGGGCTGATCCTGCCGTACATCACGTTCGCGCTGCCGCTGGCGATCTACACCCTGTCGGCGTTCTTCCGGGAAATCCCCTGGGATTTGGAGAAGGCGGCCAAGATGGACGGCGCTACGCCCAGCCAGGCATTCGTCAAGGTGATCGTCCCGCTGGCGGCCCCGGGTCTGGTGACGGCAGCGATCCTGGTCTTCATCTTCGCCTGGAACGATCTGCTGCTCGCCCTGTCGCTGACCGCTACCAAGGCGGCGATCACTGCGCCGGTGGCGATCGCGAACTTCACCGGCAGTTCGCAATTCGAGGAGCCGACCGGGTCGATCGCGGCCGGCGCGATCGTGATCACGATCCCGATCGTTATCTTCGTCCTCATCTTTCAACGGCGGATCGTCGCCGGGTTGACCTCTGGGGCTGTGAAGGGATAG